The Gemmata palustris genome includes a region encoding these proteins:
- a CDS encoding PepSY-like domain-containing protein: MRYLAAATVVAFVLAAPVRADEEKVPLEKVPKAVLEAAKKRFPKAEVVGASKETEKDKTVYEVELKEAGKTIDVTLTPEGIITTIEKQIDAKELPKAVTDALEKKYAKATFKVVESVYSVKDGKEALDYYEVLLVTAEKKEIEVEILADGKIKHEEEKKSEK; the protein is encoded by the coding sequence ATGCGTTACCTCGCAGCAGCCACGGTCGTCGCGTTCGTGTTGGCCGCACCGGTTCGGGCGGACGAAGAAAAAGTTCCGTTGGAAAAGGTGCCGAAGGCCGTTCTGGAGGCCGCCAAGAAGCGGTTCCCGAAGGCCGAGGTGGTCGGCGCGAGTAAAGAAACCGAGAAGGACAAGACGGTGTACGAGGTCGAGCTGAAGGAAGCCGGCAAGACGATCGACGTGACCCTCACCCCGGAGGGTATCATCACCACCATCGAAAAGCAGATCGACGCTAAAGAGCTCCCGAAGGCCGTGACCGATGCGCTCGAGAAGAAGTACGCGAAGGCCACCTTCAAGGTCGTCGAGTCGGTTTACTCCGTGAAGGACGGAAAAGAGGCACTCGACTACTACGAGGTGCTCCTCGTCACGGCCGAGAAGAAGGAGATCGAGGTGGAGATTCTCGCCGACGGTAAGATCAAGCACGAAGAAGAGAAAAAATCGGAGAAGTAA